The Pyrococcus horikoshii OT3 genome includes a window with the following:
- a CDS encoding arsenic resistance protein encodes MNWLKLKEHLDKFLPVYVTISMLLGFYVGNHVNLKPYHNLLKTLNMLVVISMIYPMMINLRVEELKNTVKLGKQLVVALAMGLIISPLIMYGAIWIVKLFHPIDHTLALGLLLAVVVPCSSMSIAYTGFTKGNLELATIVVALSFTLAIVTVPGWLKVFASSYHVAISAWLLIKTILIVVITPMILGILTRSYLIRKLGPDGFLRIRPAFPAISLLGMYTIVFLIFMEKAKLIASKASIVGIALIPLVIYYSTALIFMTLIDRALGIPYKDHMAITFTSVGKNEGTAMAIALTAGTGLMAIAPAITPVVQIPFLVGYVKAWRGIAGLWNCRITATPD; translated from the coding sequence ATGAATTGGCTAAAACTAAAGGAACATCTGGATAAATTCCTCCCAGTTTACGTTACGATTTCGATGCTACTAGGATTCTACGTGGGAAACCATGTAAACCTTAAACCCTACCACAACCTCCTCAAAACCCTAAATATGCTAGTCGTTATCAGCATGATCTACCCAATGATGATAAACCTCCGCGTGGAGGAACTTAAAAACACTGTAAAGCTTGGAAAGCAACTGGTAGTAGCATTAGCTATGGGACTAATAATCTCCCCCCTAATAATGTATGGGGCAATATGGATAGTCAAGCTCTTCCACCCAATAGATCATACACTTGCCCTAGGACTCCTTCTAGCTGTTGTCGTTCCCTGCTCTTCAATGAGCATTGCATACACCGGCTTCACGAAAGGAAACCTCGAACTTGCAACGATAGTCGTTGCACTAAGCTTTACCCTAGCAATAGTCACCGTCCCAGGATGGCTGAAGGTGTTCGCTTCAAGTTATCACGTGGCTATATCGGCATGGCTACTAATTAAGACAATCCTAATAGTTGTCATAACCCCCATGATACTGGGTATCCTAACCAGGAGCTACCTAATTAGAAAACTCGGCCCAGATGGGTTCCTAAGGATAAGGCCAGCATTCCCCGCAATCTCTCTCCTGGGAATGTACACGATAGTCTTCCTGATCTTCATGGAGAAGGCCAAGCTCATCGCTAGTAAAGCAAGTATTGTGGGAATAGCCCTCATTCCTCTAGTGATATACTATTCAACAGCATTGATCTTCATGACCCTGATTGACAGGGCCCTTGGAATTCCCTACAAGGATCACATGGCCATAACCTTTACCTCAGTTGGAAAAAACGAAGGAACGGCGATGGCTATAGCCCTAACCGCTGGAACTGGATTGATGGCCATAGCTCCAGCAATAACTCCAGTGGTTCAGATCCCGTTCCTTGTAGGTTACGTCAAAGCCTGGAGGGGTATTGCAGGGCTCTGGAACTGTAGGATAACTGCAACTCCCGATTGA
- a CDS encoding GbsR/MarR family transcriptional regulator gives MRMKQEERKFIELVERLMERWGYDRTGGKIYAILLLSSKPLTISELTKITGLSRSSVSMALSKLSREYLVTYTKEKKTKYFYAVPAFLEKFLQQPKEILEREIKPLKEIVIKLSENSNEDEKSRFKDILSDLSTLECVLKKIIELEEKESECLKR, from the coding sequence ATGAGGATGAAGCAGGAGGAGAGGAAGTTTATAGAACTTGTTGAGAGGTTGATGGAAAGATGGGGATACGACAGGACTGGGGGAAAAATATATGCAATTCTTCTTTTAAGTAGTAAACCTCTTACAATATCTGAACTTACAAAAATAACAGGTCTTAGTAGGTCTTCAGTTTCAATGGCCCTTTCAAAGTTATCTAGGGAATATCTTGTCACCTATACTAAGGAGAAAAAGACTAAATACTTCTATGCTGTTCCCGCATTTCTGGAGAAGTTTCTTCAGCAACCAAAGGAAATCCTTGAAAGGGAAATAAAGCCCCTAAAGGAGATAGTAATTAAGCTTTCCGAGAATTCTAATGAAGATGAAAAATCTCGCTTTAAAGATATTCTTTCAGACCTCTCAACCTTGGAATGCGTCCTTAAGAAGATAATAGAATTAGAAGAAAAGGAAAGCGAATGTCTCAAAAGATAA
- a CDS encoding radical SAM/SPASM domain-containing protein, whose protein sequence is MTEDFLSEALEEPFPKAMNTTPSSSKSGGSQVTTALKAFKIILGNPLARALLRPMLKKYKINGRELPALYWALSIYAGETIKCPLMLRFQADVLKLLLKLGIKLARGDEEAVKEALLRDPHIRRGIWVVLEGIAKYGVTVPQKLAAPFLIVWNFTNMCNFRCKHCYQRADKPLPSELSLEEKLMLVDQLDRAGVAAVALSGGEPTIHPHFLRIVKELSSRGIHTSVATNGWTFADKEKLEEAVKAGLKYVEISVDSAKPEKHDEFRGIPGAWERAIKALENAVEIGVSHGMAVIMDKETYQEMDDILDLAESIGVKRVIFFNLVPTGRAEDMVKVDLTPEEREEFLKELYHQMKKRKLEILTTAPQYARVTLIESQGKNVSPAHFYVGQNTAVKTLAEFIGGCGAGRIYAGIEPDGTVVPCVFLPLPVGNVRVKPFKEIWENSRIFNLLRDRDNFTGQCKKCPYRNICGGCRARAYHYTLDLLGDDPGCIINKRVWEDIVKYGKPRALSEVNWVDESVVLRVPILNIPRYYRAVEEVGEKLIQKEGEKVHA, encoded by the coding sequence ATGACGGAGGACTTCTTAAGTGAGGCCTTGGAGGAACCATTTCCAAAGGCCATGAACACAACGCCCTCATCCTCAAAGAGTGGAGGGAGTCAAGTAACTACGGCCCTCAAAGCATTCAAGATAATCCTGGGAAATCCATTGGCCAGGGCCCTACTGCGACCAATGCTTAAGAAGTACAAGATAAACGGTAGGGAATTACCAGCCTTATACTGGGCCCTTAGCATATATGCAGGGGAAACTATAAAATGTCCTCTAATGTTAAGATTTCAAGCCGATGTCCTCAAGCTTCTCCTAAAGCTCGGTATAAAGCTAGCCAGAGGAGATGAGGAGGCAGTAAAGGAGGCCTTACTCAGAGATCCCCACATAAGGAGAGGAATATGGGTAGTATTGGAAGGAATAGCAAAATACGGAGTCACGGTTCCGCAAAAACTAGCAGCTCCCTTCCTAATAGTTTGGAACTTCACGAACATGTGCAACTTCAGGTGTAAACACTGCTACCAAAGGGCCGATAAGCCACTACCAAGTGAACTTTCACTGGAAGAAAAGCTTATGCTAGTTGATCAGTTAGATAGGGCCGGAGTAGCTGCCGTAGCCTTAAGCGGTGGAGAACCGACGATACATCCACACTTCTTAAGGATAGTAAAGGAGCTCTCAAGCAGGGGGATACATACCTCAGTAGCAACCAACGGGTGGACGTTCGCAGATAAGGAGAAACTTGAGGAAGCCGTAAAAGCCGGACTTAAGTACGTTGAAATCAGCGTTGATTCAGCAAAGCCAGAGAAGCATGATGAATTCAGGGGAATTCCTGGGGCTTGGGAAAGGGCTATTAAAGCTTTGGAAAATGCTGTTGAGATCGGAGTAAGTCACGGAATGGCCGTAATAATGGACAAGGAAACTTACCAGGAAATGGACGACATCCTGGACTTAGCAGAGAGCATTGGGGTAAAGAGGGTTATCTTCTTCAACCTAGTTCCAACTGGAAGGGCCGAGGATATGGTTAAGGTCGACCTAACACCGGAAGAGAGGGAGGAGTTCTTGAAGGAACTTTATCACCAGATGAAGAAGAGGAAGCTAGAGATCCTAACGACTGCACCACAGTACGCTAGGGTAACGTTAATTGAATCCCAAGGGAAGAATGTTAGCCCAGCTCACTTCTACGTGGGCCAAAATACTGCCGTGAAAACACTAGCTGAATTCATAGGTGGGTGCGGTGCTGGAAGAATATACGCGGGTATTGAACCTGACGGGACAGTAGTTCCCTGCGTATTCCTCCCGTTACCTGTTGGAAATGTGAGAGTTAAACCTTTCAAGGAGATATGGGAAAACAGCAGAATATTTAACCTGCTAAGGGATAGGGATAACTTCACAGGACAGTGTAAGAAGTGTCCCTACAGGAATATCTGTGGTGGATGTAGAGCTAGGGCTTACCACTACACCCTTGATCTCCTGGGGGATGACCCAGGATGTATAATAAACAAGAGGGTTTGGGAAGACATAGTTAAGTATGGTAAGCCAAGGGCTTTAAGTGAAGTAAACTGGGTGGATGAAAGCGTCGTCCTCCGTGTCCCAATACTTAACATCCCAAGGTACTACAGGGCCGTAGAGGAAGTTGGTGAAAAGTTAATTCAAAAGGAAGGTGAAAAAGTTCATGCTTGA
- a CDS encoding gamma-glutamylcyclotransferase family protein translates to MSYKEKSVRIAVYGTLRKGKPLHWYLKGAKFLGEDWIEGYQLYFEYLPYAVKGKGKLKVEVYEVDKETFERINEIEIGTGYRLVEVSTKFGKAFLWEWGSKPRGKRIKSGDFDEIR, encoded by the coding sequence ATGTCTTATAAGGAAAAGAGCGTGAGAATAGCTGTGTATGGAACTTTAAGAAAAGGAAAACCGTTACACTGGTACCTCAAAGGAGCTAAATTCCTGGGCGAGGACTGGATCGAGGGGTATCAGCTATATTTTGAGTATTTACCCTATGCCGTCAAGGGAAAAGGAAAGCTCAAGGTTGAGGTTTACGAAGTTGACAAGGAAACATTTGAAAGAATTAACGAGATTGAAATAGGAACCGGGTACAGATTAGTTGAGGTAAGCACTAAGTTTGGCAAGGCTTTCTTGTGGGAGTGGGGGAGTAAACCTAGAGGAAAAAGGATAAAAAGTGGTGATTTCGATGAGATTAGATGA
- a CDS encoding AAA family ATPase — protein MILTSKFVDRERELNFLREHYHSGKAELIVIYGRRRIGKTYLLRKFLEETNGIYLLAEENETNLEDFSLRLADYFKDPFLKENPIRTWGLSSRI, from the coding sequence ATGATACTCACGAGTAAGTTTGTAGACAGAGAGAGGGAGTTAAACTTCCTAAGAGAACATTATCATTCCGGAAAGGCCGAACTGATAGTTATTTACGGCCGAAGAAGGATCGGAAAAACATACCTCCTACGAAAATTCCTTGAGGAAACTAATGGAATATACCTCCTTGCAGAAGAGAACGAGACAAACTTGGAAGATTTCTCCTTAAGACTGGCAGACTACTTCAAGGATCCCTTTCTGAAAGAAAACCCCATTAGAACTTGGGGGCTTTCTTCACGTATCTAG
- a CDS encoding ATP-binding protein, whose protein sequence is MGAFFTYLAGKSTKRLVVVIDGVQYLVRAEKGFLSTLQKYWDLYLSSTKIMLILCGSLVSFMEGILSGKSPIYGRRTGTWKVEEMSFFDVLKFHPIDIETAIKIYGVFGGVPQYWVDYDPGKDFWENIKDLVLSKGAKYYDEPKYLLKEELRDVSRYFSILRAISLGYSRFGQIADAARIETKSLGKYLNVLEEMGYIREEKPIVGRGKTVYKINEHFFNFWFRFVFPRRSEIEMGFDVVEEIKKEFNNYLGPVFEEISRQFLIEMNKRKKLPFRFTKIGRWWYKGEEIDLVALNEDEKKALFIEVKWKNLERKEAYKILKDLKRKAELTGLHDWNKAYGIIAKSIMEKEELREEGFLAWDLRDFELIN, encoded by the coding sequence TTGGGGGCTTTCTTCACGTATCTAGCTGGAAAGAGTACTAAAAGATTAGTAGTAGTTATAGATGGCGTTCAATATCTTGTTAGAGCTGAGAAAGGATTCCTCAGCACCCTTCAAAAGTACTGGGATCTATACTTGTCATCAACAAAGATAATGCTCATACTCTGCGGTTCACTTGTTTCCTTTATGGAGGGCATTCTTTCCGGAAAATCCCCAATATACGGAAGAAGAACGGGAACTTGGAAGGTAGAAGAAATGTCATTTTTTGACGTGCTAAAGTTTCATCCAATTGATATAGAGACAGCTATAAAAATATACGGTGTTTTTGGTGGAGTTCCACAGTATTGGGTAGACTATGATCCTGGGAAAGATTTCTGGGAAAATATAAAGGATCTAGTCCTATCCAAAGGTGCGAAATACTATGATGAACCTAAGTATTTACTTAAGGAGGAGTTAAGGGATGTCTCAAGATACTTCTCAATATTAAGGGCAATATCACTTGGATACTCACGCTTTGGTCAAATAGCAGACGCGGCAAGGATCGAAACAAAAAGTCTCGGGAAATATCTCAATGTTTTGGAGGAAATGGGATATATAAGAGAGGAGAAGCCCATTGTTGGAAGAGGCAAAACAGTTTATAAGATAAATGAGCACTTTTTCAATTTCTGGTTCCGCTTCGTCTTTCCCAGGAGAAGTGAGATAGAAATGGGGTTCGATGTCGTTGAGGAGATAAAGAAGGAGTTTAACAACTACCTTGGTCCTGTGTTTGAGGAGATATCTCGTCAGTTTCTTATAGAAATGAACAAGAGGAAAAAGCTCCCGTTTAGGTTTACTAAGATCGGTAGGTGGTGGTACAAGGGTGAGGAGATTGACTTAGTTGCTTTGAATGAAGATGAGAAGAAAGCCCTCTTTATAGAAGTCAAGTGGAAAAATCTTGAGAGAAAAGAGGCATATAAAATTTTAAAAGACCTAAAAAGAAAAGCAGAACTTACTGGATTGCACGACTGGAACAAGGCCTATGGAATAATAGCAAAAAGCATCATGGAAAAAGAGGAGTTAAGAGAAGAAGGCTTTTTAGCCTGGGATTTAAGAGATTTTGAATTAATTAACTAA